TACTTCTCTGTTACACGAAAAAactcaatttttagggtttctaagcattctaaaatctataaatacacactagaagatGACCTAAAATGAGCATGCGGAGCAGAAAGCAGAAATTACTCGAAAGAAGCCGTTGGAATCATCTCGAAAGTAGAtccacttcaagattgaagatctccactcaaatttctctcgaagtttatttgggttttttatgtcatgttgtttttctaaatttgagatgttttccttttacattatgaactaaattccctaaatacttAGGGAAGATAAAATCTatatggatcttattatttaattatttgaattacacgataaatacttattcttattcttaattatgtgttcttaatccttgccttaatattttcaagatattaatCCAAGTTTAATATGTTTAttcggtggagcaaaagtccttgtttaagagtagatctagcataattaagtggagctgcatgtaatcctagaaataaaacgaCATAATTCTGCCGGATTAgtgtcaaatctaataagggaatccatagatcgagttaatgctacgataggggttttaattagaaagagatttcaattaatcaacctagagtcagttgtttttagtatcaaaagagatattaacataatttagggatttctacgaatcaagacaagtgaataaatcatttgattcagagtcagaataataagtgaagccTAAGTGGATTCTTTCATGGGTATTGTCCTCCTTATAAGTTTTcttcaaatatttttcccaattcgCTCTCTGTCACGTTcagtagttaattagttagttaattttagattaaaacaaatctcttttattttaggctaaataatagaaagatagctaatactagtacttttagtcattgtggatacgatattctagactcaccatagctatactaccattcgacaGGTGCGTCTGCCTTTGTtgtgatcgtagtctagtttagtgaatcataaaatgatcatcaagtttttggcgccgttgtcggggactaagatattaggaacgcctgatttttattaatttagccatttttattacattttattttaattttaatttttttactaacttttcttttgtttgctccAAGCAGGTtgttatagtttatgactagaagaaacccgtcaagacctctactttttgataggAAAATTGAAAGCACAGCTAGCAAAAATcatagagaaataaggcgaagtctACAATATATAGAGGAAGGACAAGAGGACGATACTAATattaccgaggagatggctgaaaatcagaataatccgctacctcctatGGTTGTCGCAATTcctgtaaatcagaatcctgctcctcgtactatgtatgattatgctaagcccACTCTCActggggctgaatcgagtattgttagatctatcattgctgcaaataattttgaattgaaacctaacactattcaaatgattcaacagtttgttcagtttgatggtttgcaagatgaagacccaaatactcatttggctaatttcttagagttttgtgatTCTTTCAAGATAAATGACGTTTCTGAAAATGTCATTCGCTTACAATTATTCCCCTTCTcattgagaaataaggctaagcaatggttgaactcattgccacgaGGATCCATCACTACTTGGGATCAAATGACCAAGAAGTTTATATTGAAATATTTCCCACCAACTAAGACAGCTTGGTTGAGGAACTATATCTCCTCCTTCTTGCAAATGGATTCAGAGACTTTATATGATGTatgggagaggtataaggacttattgagaaTGTTCCCctaccatgggttacctttatggttacaGGTTCAGACTTTTCATAATGttttgaacccctcaactaggcaGATGATCGATGTAGCCGCCGGTGGtaccataaataataaaacacctgaaaagGCTTACGAGTTCATAGAGGAGatatcactgaataactatcagtggcaagtcatgaggacaaagtctAATAAAgaagccggtgttttcaacctcgacgcggtcaccatgttatcaaaccatttagagctcttaaataaaaagattgatggtttatgtgtttctacgcaggtacatctggTAATGCAGTGCGATGTGAATGGAGGAAGAATGAACAATATAGAATATCCATCCTATAACCCTAGCATAGAGAACGAACAGATCCATTATATGGGtgataattctagacctcagaataatccatatagtaacacttataatgcaagttggagaaaccatcccaatttctcgtggagtGGTCAAGGACATCAAAAACAGAAACCCCCTTCAGGTTTcgaacaaccaccttaccagctggaaaaaaagccgaaccttaaggagatgctaacaaaattcatctcggtgtcagaaactcgcttTTAAAACACTGAAATCGCACTAAAAAATCAGCAAGcgtcgattcaagggctcgaaaaTGAAATTGGTCAACTTGCCAAGATAATTTtagaacgaccacaaggtagcttaccgagTAATACCGAAACTAACCCAAAGGAACAACTTCATGTGATTACtgttcgagatgaagaagggttagttgaagatGAAACGAAATCAAGACAAGAAgatgtggtaagtaaaggtaaggttgAGGTGAGCCACAATGAGCAAAAACCGGTCATTaaggaatataaacctcatgtgtcATATCCAAATGCgagaaggaaagaccacacaaatGAACAATTCGATAAAGTCTTTAAActgttgaaaaaattacatattaacttaccgtttattgaagctctatcgcagatgccaaattccattaaatttttaaaggagcttttagcaaattaGATGATTCGTCACACGTAGAGCTAGGTTTAAAAATTCTTTCACAAAATAATCCATCCTTTTTCGGTTTATTGGTTTTGTAatgaaaagtatagggttttGTCACCTCTCCAACGGTTTCTCCATTATGTAAAAACATTCCTCCTAGAGTAGCTGTTAATACAAATAACAGAAACTCTGCTATAGCCATTTCTGTACATTCAATGTACTCTATGGATAGAGGAATACATAGAGTTGaacatagtaaaataagaaattgaaagaTTTTTTTGAAATTGTTCGTTTGGAAATTTCCTGTGTTCAGCCATTTTGTAGAATAatctacccaacaaattgaaagatccaaggagttttactattccttgtttaattggtagtttaagtgttaataatgctttggctgatttaggggctagtattaatgtcatgccctacaaaatgtttaagcaactaggtcttgggaaacccaaacaaattaggatgagcattcaattggcagatagaacattagatttcctaggggtattgttgaagacgtactcgtcaaaattgataaattcattttcccagttgattttgttgttctagccATGAATGAGGATAGTGACGTAACATTGATTTTAGgacggccctttttagcaactgctagaactattatagatgttggtacaggtgagttAATACTTCATATAGGTGATGACATGATTAAACTCTAAGCTCGTGATTCTGTTAGGATATCTAGTGATTGAGATAATATTACGAGCTCTATTAATGTTAAAAACCTTGTGGCTAAAAATTCTTTACAGGAAGCACCTTGGAAAAACGTGACAGAGCCGCAATCCAGTTTACataacaaaaacaaaacaaatcaTGAAGAAAGAAGATTACAAAtcaatgaactagatgaatggcagacacacgTCAAGGAGAAACCTAGAATACACGATGAACCAAAGTAACTCCATCACAAGCTTAAGGATGAAACGAACCAATTTAAGATTGGCGATCAGGTATTGTTGGATAAAATGAACCCTCGAATCGCCATTTCAGAGCATAATGCAAACGGAGCAACTCCTTTTACGGTACTGAATATTTTctcatacggtacagtcgagttaaatcattctaaatttggcacttttaaggtaaatattactcggttaaaaccttatgttgataatagAATTGACAGTGATAAAAAGGAGTTTCGACTCCGTGAACCACCATAACCAtgcgaatacgaggtaagtcgagcttagactttaaataagcgcttctcaggaggaAACCCGAGTGTTAACATTGCTAATTTTCTTAAcattatttcatgattttttttaaaattaattaattttcaaaatctaaaaaaaagtgtatttttgacccacatgggcatgggagaaatgaaagaaaacatataCGACCtagcgacatggccatgtgtcccacacagcctggacacatgggcgtgtcctaggctgtgtgaaacctggagctaatgtttttcaaagtcagaaaggtacacggcctgaccacataagtgtgtgaagcacacggcttagccatacgagcgtgtgggatCTCACATGGGCGTAGGAGAAGCGAAGGAAAACATACACGGCCTAGTGACATGACCATatgacccacacggcctggacacacgggtatGTCCATGGCTATGTGAAAACTGGGTTAAATAccccaattttattttttatttatttttaattgttatattatttatttttaatttactaattaattaattattcttatacttatatttttaattttttatattttaatttttatatacttttattattttaatttttattttgctatttatattttttcttttttttctttcatttttttattattatcattacaattaccttttaaatttattgatatcattgagattattattattttttaactttctttttaaatttttattttttctttctcttcaacttattttcattattatcttTTGAAAGATTTATAGTTGTTTCTAGTAGAGTTATAAACCcttaattttctttattatttgtgtCTATTTTCTTGTTAGTTTGCTCAGAATCATGAGTTACATTTAAATTTGACTGCAATTCCGCTTTTTACTATTCtaaaaatttcatccaatattcagggcagtttcagttttctccctgtcttatgatattttgtttatacagtgattatatatgtttgtacattgaggacaatgtacatcttaagtgtggggaggttatctattgaattattagaaaatccctgaattatgttttgtgtttaagtaattttctcacattactattagaatgaattcttattaatttatgattatcattgatgtgttttagattaaatttataggtaactgtgcattgattgttGAAACTTTAAGGcactagagaatcaagcatgataagtctattttcagaattaaaattttttaggatgtttccctaaattgaagtattaccttgaagtttgaaatTTGTAAGATTCacatcaaaagccataatttttgtaagattttgagcctttagagcatacattttttCTTACTCACATTGTTATTGGTTATGAGTCtgtcaatattgaattgttattctagaacttgcttcgattacaCATGTTGAGACCatacatttgatttgatatactaagatgataaaggcacctaggttttaactcacttatcccataaaaagcctaccttcataattaaccgtTAGTGAACCCCCTTTAAGCCCAACAAACCGTTTCTTGATTTACcctttaatattaacccataacttttttttgattcattaagaattgtttcccgttttattgactccctttttgtcgagatttgatttggttagttgtttaactatgttcttttgtttttgttGTTAAATTTTCTCTTATTATCTATTGttctaaaaaaatgaaaaaaaaagtgaaaaaaaatacatttatgttgaattattactagttctatgtttttgagtttaagtagttaatttcatattctgagaagaagctcgtgttattctttaataatttcgattgatgtaattattcagtattagtttatttttctagttaagtaatttatcaattcgatctcaATTCTGACCTTCTTTTTTAGCCTTTATgcacacctttaacccaaaccCCGTTACAAccttttaaagaccttttgatttgtgtatcatatcattttatagtggtggagattttcaTGCaaacctatggtaataacttttcataattgacttttgaatgcttaatttttgaaccttaaacactttaagtgatttgagtgaatctttagtgaggatgtaaaatctcgtcgattttgaattaaaggtaattacttagataatgggagatacctatgttttcatgtctTAAAAAAATGtgtgacttggattgtttgagtCTTTAGGTctattttagttgaattatcaatgtgtgattatttgtaaattatgacgaaatattattgatgagaattacaagttgagaaagattaattttaattgtgagttgaggattttgcttgaggataagcaaatacttaagtgtggggatatttaataagccataaaagtaacatgtttttaatcccattcttgatgcatttttggatgatttattatatgaattagtgaatttgatgcccctgatcttttaaattcatgtttttatacttaggtgagaatAGGGGAGTGAAAGGAGtgaaaaacgagccaaaatcaGGCAAAAAGAGCTGTTTCTAggatccacacggcctgggcatttcCAAACGggtggccacatgcccatgtgccagttcGTGTCGAGTTCACACCCTACTTCCCTGTTACACGAAAAAACTCAATTTTTAAggtttctaagcattctaaagtctataaatacacactagaagaggacctaaaATGAGCACGCGGAGTAGAAagtagaaattactcgaagaaagccattGGAATCATCTCGAATGCAGAtccacttcaagattgaagatctccattcaaatttctctcgaagtttatttggatttttttatgtcttgttgtttttctaaatttgagatgttttccttttacattatgaactaaactccctaaatatcTAGGGAGGATAAAACCTACGatagattttattatttaattatctgaattacacgataaatacttgttcttgttcttaattatgtattcttaattcttgccttaatattttcaggatattaatccaaGTTTGATGTACTTATTCGATGGAGGTAAAGTTCCTGTtcaagagtagatctaacataattaagcggagttgcatgcaatcctagaaataggacgatatAAATCTGTCgggttagagtcaaatctaataagggaatctataaatcgagttaatgcgatgataggggttttaattagaaagagatttcaattaacctAGAGTCATTTGTTTTTAGtattgaaagagatattaacataagttagggatttctacgaatcaagataagtgaataaatcgtttgattcagagtcagaataataagtgaagtctaggtggattctttcctaggtattgtcctccttataagttttcttcaaatatttttcccaattcacTTTCTGTCGCGTTcagtagttaattagttagttaattttagattaaaacaaatcccttttattttaggctaaataataaaaaagatagttactactagtacttttagtccttttgGGTACGATATTttggactcaccatagctatactaccattcgataggtgcgcttgcctttgtcatgattgtagtctagtttagtgaatCATAAAACAATCATCAGGTGGGAACTGTTACTTCTTATTATTCACTGATGATTATAGCCGCATGAGTTGGGTGtattttctagaaaacaagtcaAAAACTTATGAAAAGTTCCAGAAATTCAAGGCTATGGTGGAGAACTAGAACAGCTGCCACATCAAAGTTCTTCGCATAGATCAAGGAGGAGAGTTTGTGTCTAAAGAGTTCAATCTGTTTTATGAAGACAATGGCATCCGTAGGGAGTTAACAATTCCTTACACTCTAGAATAGAACGGTGTCGCTGAGCGGAAGAACCGAATTGTTGTGGAGATGGCAAGAAGCATGTTACAAGCAAGGGGACTCTCGAATCAGTTTTGGGCAGAAGCTGTGGCAACATCAGTCTATTTAGTGAATCTCTCGCCAACAAGGGTTGTCATGAGCAAAAATCCATATGAAGCTTGGTGTAGTAGGAAACCCAATGTCAGTCATTTAAGAATTTTTGGGTGTGTTGCTTATGCTTTAGTAAATTCTTATGCTCGtaaaaaatttgatgaaaaatctgaaaaatatatttttattagttaTTATACTCAATCCAAAGCATATAGATTGTATAACCCTCATAATGGAAAATTTTCAAGCAGAAGAGATGCAGTGTTTGATGAAAATGCAAGCTAGGATATGACTATAGAGCAGGTACAACAGGAGATTTCTTTTCCCATTGAAGATTCTCCAGATGAAAAAACAAGAGTCGGCACCAGTAACATCTACAACACTTGAAGAGTCTTCTAAAGAACCAATTCCACTAATGAGATCAACAAGGGTCAGAAAGCTAAATCCGAAATATACTGATGACACTTATGCATCTTATCAATTTGCTCTGGCTGTTCTAGATCCTCTGTATTATGAAAAAGCTATAGATAAAGAAGAATGGCAAAAGACGATGATGGAGGAGATGAAATCCATCGAAAAGAATGAAACTTGGGAGATGGTCGACTTGCTAAAAGACAAAAATACAATTGGTTTGAAGTGGGTGTTCAAGACAAAATTTGGTGCAGATGGAAGCATCCAAAAGCACAAAGCTCGTCTTGTGGCAAAAAGTTATACACAGCAATATGGTATCGAGTTTGAAGAAACCTTCTTTCCAGTAGCTTGATTCGAAACGGTGAGGCTTGTTCTAGCATTGGCTGCACAATTGCAATGGCCAGTTTAACAATTTGATGTCTAATCAACATTTCTCAATGGAGATCTACAAGAGGAGCTTTATGTAGCACAGTTAGAAGGTTTCATAAAGAAGGGCAACGAAACAAAGGTGTACAAGTTGAAAAAGTCGTACGGATTGAAGTAGGCCCCTCAAGCATGGTACAACAAGATCAATGGGTATCTTCAAAAGAAAAGGTACATGAGAAGTGAGAATGAACCTACATTGTATGTGAAAAAGGAAGGTAAAAATGATTTCATCATTATTTGTCTTTACATTGATGATATCATTTATATTAAGtctcaaatgatgaatgaattcgaGATGCCGGATATGGGTTTATTGCATTATTTCTTTGGTATTGAAGTTCATCAAGCTGAAGATTGAATTTTTATCCCATAAAGAAAATATACCAAGGATCTTCTCAGTAATTTTGGCATGCTTAATTGCAAGCCTGCAGCTACACCCATGAATATCAATGAGAAATTACAGCTAGAAGATAGAGAAGAAATGGGAGATGCAAGGAGGTTCAGAAGCTTGGTTAGAGGTTTAATGCATTTGACTCACACTAGGCCTGATATTGCATTTCCTATTGGTGTTATTTCTAGATTTATGCAGCAACCTTCAAAGGTTCATTATGGAGCATCAAAACGGGTCTTGCGGTACATTGTTGGAACTTTGGAATATGGCATTTGGTACTCAAAAACTCCAAATTTCAGGTTGTGTGGGTTCACAGACAGTGATTGGACAAGTTCTTTAGATGATAGAATAAGTGTATCAGTAAATGTTTTCACTCTAGGTTCAGTGGTGATCACTTGGAGTATTAAGAAGTAAGCTACAACAACATTGTCAACCTTAGAGGCTGAGTATGTAACAGCAACTGCAGCAGGTTGTCAAGctatttggctaaggagagtgtTAGCCAATCTTCAACAAGAATAGAAATGTGCAACAGAAATATTTTGTGAGAACAAGTTAACTATCTCCATGACAAAGAATCCAACATTTTGTAGTAGAACAAAGCACATCGATATTAGTTATCATTTCATTTGTGATTTGGTAGCAAAAAAGAAGATATCTTTGAAGTATTGCAGCACCCAAGAGCAAATAGCAAATGTGTTAACAAAAGCTTTATCAAAGGAAAAGTTTAGCTATTTTAGAAGTCTAATTGGTGTTTGCAACTTTGAATTAAGGAAG
This is a stretch of genomic DNA from Gossypium arboreum isolate Shixiya-1 chromosome 11, ASM2569848v2, whole genome shotgun sequence. It encodes these proteins:
- the LOC108471951 gene encoding secreted RxLR effector protein 161-like, with product MNINEKLQLEDREEMGDARRFRSLVRGLMHLTHTRPDIAFPIGVISRFMQQPSKVHYGASKRVLRYIVGTLEYGIWYSKTPNFRLCGFTDSDWTSSLDDRISVSVNVFTLGSVVITWSIKK